GGCATCATTAGTGTTCGCAGTCACATGATCAATCGACACCGACATTTCCTCTACCGATGCCGCCATCGACGACGCCGATTCGCTCTGCTCATTGGAGCGACGGGCCACCTCGGCCGATCGATCACTCAAGCTGCTCGCCGCCGTACTCATTTGCCCAGCACCGCTAATGACCTCACCAATCATCGCGCGTAAAGTCTGCTGCATATCTCGCAGGCTAGCCATCAAGCTGTCTTTATCATCTGCCTTACAGACCACGTTTTGATCAAGATGGCCACTCGCCACACTTCTGGCTAATTCAACGGCTTCCTGCGGCTCACAGCCCAGTAGCTTAAATAAGGAGCGCCCCAGCAGGATCAGCGTGAACGCCACCAGCGCCATCATCAATATGCCTAATGGCAAGAGCACATATAAAACCCTGCGAAACTTTTCATTCACATCATCAATATAAATACCCGTGCCGATCACCCAGCCCCAAGGGGCGAAGCCTTGCACATAAGAAATTTTATCGACTGGCTCGGTGCTGCCAAGCTTACTCCACTGATAGCTGACAAACCCCGCGCCAGCACTTTTAACCACCTGCACCATTTCCACAAACAGCGCTTTGCCATTCGGATCTTTCAGCAGCGATAAATCCTTGCCCTCCAGCTCTGGCTTCATGGAGTGCATCAGCATTTTTGGACCAAGATCATTCACCCAGAAATACTCTTTTTGATCGTAACGAATTGCTCTTAAAGCCTGTAATGCCGCAGCTTGAGCTGCGGGCGGATCCATTTTTCCATCGCGGCTCAGCTGCTCAAAATGCGCCACCACCGTTTGCGCTGCCTCGGCTAAGTTGCGAACCTTATCTTTTCGGCCACTCAGCATCTCATCCTTAAAATGAAATAGCATTAAACTGCCCATCATCATAAACGCCAGCAAGGTAATTCCTGCAACCATAACCAATCGACTACGTAATGTCATTCCAGCTTGCCCCTTCATGGTCTTTTCCAGTGTTTATTATTAAATACTTATTAACTGAATTATGCCTATGTAAGGATTTTACCATCTAGCCTTTCGATTATTTGTTGTAAATCCACGACTACGTGCAAGCCCGCACGCAAAGGAGTTCGCAAAAATCATCGACTTTGTTCTGTTAAATCAGTAGCTACTTCTCTAGAAGATCCATACTTGAGGCAGCTAAGGTGAGAAGCATCGACGATGCGAAGTGACTTTAACTGGCTTTCCGACACGATTTACTCCAACGTTACAAACGCAAGGCCAAGCTGGTTGGCCTTAATAAACATATCGAACTGTGCAAGATCCTTACTAAACTCTCCCTCTGTCATTTGAAAGATCTGAGCCCGAGTA
This genomic interval from Iodobacter fluviatilis contains the following:
- a CDS encoding methyl-accepting chemotaxis protein — its product is MKGQAGMTLRSRLVMVAGITLLAFMMMGSLMLFHFKDEMLSGRKDKVRNLAEAAQTVVAHFEQLSRDGKMDPPAAQAAALQALRAIRYDQKEYFWVNDLGPKMLMHSMKPELEGKDLSLLKDPNGKALFVEMVQVVKSAGAGFVSYQWSKLGSTEPVDKISYVQGFAPWGWVIGTGIYIDDVNEKFRRVLYVLLPLGILMMALVAFTLILLGRSLFKLLGCEPQEAVELARSVASGHLDQNVVCKADDKDSLMASLRDMQQTLRAMIGEVISGAGQMSTAASSLSDRSAEVARRSNEQSESASSMAASVEEMSVSIDHVTANTNDARGLAESARERSGRGAVVIHRATSEVHKIADLVKGSAVRIEELGRQSDKITSIVSTIKDIADQTNLLALNAAIEAARAGEQGRGFAVVADEVRKLAERTSQSTVEIAAMVGQIQTGTREAIVQMENGVQQANASVLLANEAGTAIEDIRIGAEQVRSVVDSISSAIREQSMATTEIAKAVEQIAQSAEVEAREIQLSARSAQDLQNLSAHLHQSVQRFIL